A single genomic interval of Streptococcus oralis subsp. dentisani harbors:
- a CDS encoding glucose-1-phosphate adenylyltransferase, whose translation MKNEMLALILAGGQGTRLGKLTQSIAKPAVQFGGRYRIIDFALSNCANSGIHNVGVITQYQPLALNNHIGNGSSWGLDGINTGVSILQPYSASEGNRWFEGTSHAIYQNIDYIDSVNPEYVLILSGDHIYKMDYDDMLQSHKDNNASLTVAVLDVPLKEASRFGIMNTDANNRIVEFEEKPAEPKSTKASMGIYIFDWKRLRNMLVAAEKSKVDMSDFGKNVIPNYLESGESVYAYEFKGYWKDVGTIESLWEANMEYIDPNNALDSRDRQWKIYSRNLISPPNFIGKHAHVEDSLVVDGCLVDGTVKHSILSTEAQVREGAEVVDSVIMSGAIIGKGAKIKRAIIGEGAVISEGVEIDGTDEVQVVGYDEVVGVATDED comes from the coding sequence ATGAAGAATGAAATGCTAGCTTTGATCCTTGCAGGTGGGCAAGGAACACGTCTCGGAAAACTCACTCAAAGCATTGCCAAACCAGCAGTGCAATTCGGTGGGCGCTACCGTATCATTGACTTTGCTCTTTCAAACTGTGCTAACTCTGGGATTCACAACGTCGGTGTGATTACACAATACCAGCCTCTTGCCTTGAACAACCACATCGGAAATGGTTCGAGCTGGGGACTAGATGGCATTAATACAGGTGTTTCTATCCTTCAACCCTACTCTGCAAGTGAAGGAAACCGTTGGTTTGAAGGGACTAGCCACGCTATCTACCAAAACATTGACTACATCGACAGTGTTAACCCAGAATACGTCTTGATCCTTTCTGGTGACCATATTTACAAGATGGACTATGATGACATGCTTCAGTCTCATAAGGACAACAACGCCAGCTTGACAGTAGCTGTTCTAGATGTGCCTCTCAAAGAAGCTAGTCGCTTTGGTATCATGAATACAGATGCCAATAATCGTATCGTCGAATTCGAAGAAAAACCAGCAGAACCTAAGTCTACTAAAGCTTCTATGGGAATCTATATTTTTGACTGGAAACGTCTACGCAACATGCTAGTAGCCGCTGAAAAGAGCAAGGTAGATATGTCAGATTTCGGTAAAAACGTTATTCCAAACTACCTTGAGTCTGGAGAAAGCGTTTATGCTTATGAATTCAAAGGCTACTGGAAAGACGTTGGTACTATCGAGTCTCTATGGGAAGCAAATATGGAATACATTGATCCAAATAACGCTTTGGATAGTCGTGATCGTCAGTGGAAAATCTACTCACGGAACTTGATTTCACCACCAAACTTTATTGGAAAACACGCTCATGTAGAAGATTCTTTAGTTGTGGATGGCTGTCTCGTGGATGGAACTGTTAAGCATTCCATTCTCTCAACAGAAGCGCAAGTACGTGAGGGTGCTGAAGTAGTAGACTCTGTAATCATGAGTGGTGCCATTATCGGAAAAGGTGCAAAAATTAAACGTGCCATCATTGGTGAAGGTGCTGTTATTTCTGAAGGTGTCGAAATTGATGGAACAGACGAAGTACAAGTAGTAGGATATGATGAAGTAGTGGGGGTAGCAACAGATGAAGATTGA